A window of the Aquimarina spinulae genome harbors these coding sequences:
- a CDS encoding DUF3575 domain-containing protein, producing MKRTLTAIFLLITIIISAQSNSVSVKDHMFKINILTTPGIEYEVGLGKNTTLDFRLGTGFAYASRNGNGRYGIFPSVEGAYRYYYNFKRRTQKGKNTSKNSANYIALTTLFTSGDPIIGDIQTNIDYYARIGPVWGFQRTYNSNLNLGLELGLGYGFNNEESFLRPIIGFRLGWTFGKDVN from the coding sequence ATGAAGAGAACACTCACAGCTATTTTCCTTTTAATTACAATTATTATTTCTGCTCAAAGTAATAGTGTATCTGTAAAAGACCATATGTTTAAAATAAATATACTAACCACTCCAGGTATAGAATATGAGGTAGGATTAGGTAAAAACACTACTTTAGATTTTAGATTAGGGACAGGTTTTGCCTATGCGTCTAGGAATGGAAATGGTAGATATGGTATTTTTCCTTCAGTAGAGGGGGCTTATCGATATTATTATAATTTTAAAAGAAGAACTCAAAAAGGCAAGAACACATCAAAAAATTCTGCAAATTATATTGCTTTAACTACGCTTTTTACAAGCGGAGATCCTATTATTGGAGACATACAAACTAATATTGATTATTATGCCAGAATAGGTCCTGTTTGGGGTTTTCAGCGTACGTATAATTCTAATCTTAATTTAGGATTAGAGTTAGGGCTCGGATATGGGTTTAATAATGAAGAGAGTTTTTTAAGACCTATAATTGGTTTTAGATTAGGATGGACATTCGGAAAAGATGTTAATTAA
- the typA gene encoding translational GTPase TypA, with amino-acid sequence MTAIKNIAIIAHVDHGKTTLVDKIMYHCQLFRENENTGDLILDNNDLERERGITITSKNVSVTYKGTKINIIDTPGHADFGGEVERVLNMADGVLLLVDAFEGPMPQTRFVLQKAIDLGLKPCVVVNKVDKENCTPDEVHEKVFDLMFELGAEEWQLDFPTVYGSAKNNWMSDDWKNETDNIEPLLDMVIEHIPAPKIEEGTPQMLITSLDFSSFTGRIAIGRLQRGTLTEGMQVSLVKRDGTIKKSKIKELHTFEGLGRMKVEKVEAGDICALVGLEGFEIGDTVADIENPEGLKTIAIDEPTMSMLFTINDSPFFGKDGKFVTSRHIKERLAKELEKNLALRVNDTDSADKFIVFGRGVLHLSVLIETMRREGYELQIGQPQVIIKEIDGAKCEPIEELTIDLPEHVSGKAVEMVTMRKGEMLSMEAKGDRMVCEFMIPSRGIIGLRNQLLTATAGEAIMAHRFKEYQPLKGDIPGRINGSLVSMEKGSAIPYSIDKLQDRGKFFVDPGEDIYEGQVIGENSRGDDMTVNITKTKKLSNVRSSGADDKAKIVPAIKFSLEEALEYIQKDEYVEVTPNFLRLRKIYLTEVERKRNKIV; translated from the coding sequence ATGACAGCTATAAAAAATATTGCGATAATTGCTCACGTAGATCACGGTAAGACTACGTTGGTAGATAAGATTATGTACCATTGTCAATTATTTCGTGAAAACGAAAACACAGGTGATTTAATTTTAGATAATAATGACCTGGAGCGCGAAAGAGGTATTACCATTACTTCAAAAAACGTTTCGGTTACTTATAAAGGAACCAAAATTAATATCATAGATACTCCTGGTCACGCCGATTTTGGAGGAGAGGTAGAGCGCGTATTGAATATGGCAGATGGAGTACTACTTTTGGTAGATGCTTTTGAAGGGCCTATGCCACAAACTCGTTTTGTACTGCAAAAAGCAATTGACCTTGGGCTAAAACCATGTGTTGTGGTTAATAAGGTAGATAAAGAAAACTGTACACCAGACGAAGTACATGAAAAAGTATTTGACCTAATGTTCGAACTTGGTGCAGAAGAATGGCAATTAGACTTTCCTACAGTATATGGTTCTGCTAAGAATAACTGGATGAGTGATGACTGGAAGAACGAAACAGATAATATCGAACCTCTACTTGATATGGTAATTGAGCATATTCCTGCTCCGAAAATTGAAGAAGGAACTCCTCAAATGTTAATCACATCGTTAGATTTCTCATCATTTACAGGACGTATCGCTATTGGACGTTTACAAAGAGGAACTTTAACAGAAGGTATGCAGGTTTCTTTGGTAAAACGAGACGGAACAATAAAAAAATCTAAAATAAAAGAACTTCACACTTTTGAAGGCCTTGGAAGAATGAAGGTAGAAAAAGTAGAAGCTGGTGATATTTGTGCACTGGTAGGACTTGAAGGTTTTGAAATTGGAGATACTGTAGCAGATATAGAGAACCCTGAAGGATTAAAAACTATTGCTATCGATGAGCCTACTATGAGTATGTTGTTTACGATTAATGATTCTCCTTTCTTTGGAAAAGACGGAAAATTTGTAACATCTAGACATATTAAAGAAAGATTAGCAAAAGAACTAGAGAAAAATTTGGCACTTAGAGTTAATGATACAGATAGTGCCGATAAATTTATAGTATTTGGGCGAGGTGTACTGCATTTATCAGTATTGATTGAAACCATGCGTCGTGAAGGATATGAATTACAGATAGGACAACCACAAGTAATCATTAAAGAAATAGATGGTGCTAAATGTGAACCAATCGAAGAATTAACTATTGATTTACCTGAGCATGTATCAGGAAAAGCTGTAGAAATGGTAACTATGCGTAAAGGAGAAATGCTTAGTATGGAAGCCAAAGGAGATCGTATGGTATGTGAATTTATGATACCATCTAGAGGAATTATTGGTTTACGTAATCAATTATTGACAGCAACCGCAGGTGAAGCAATTATGGCGCACCGTTTTAAAGAATATCAACCACTTAAAGGAGATATTCCTGGACGTATTAATGGTTCATTAGTTTCTATGGAAAAAGGTTCTGCGATACCATATTCTATTGATAAGCTACAGGATAGAGGAAAATTCTTTGTAGATCCGGGAGAAGATATTTATGAAGGACAGGTGATAGGAGAAAATTCTAGAGGTGATGATATGACTGTTAATATTACCAAAACAAAAAAATTATCAAATGTACGTTCTTCGGGAGCAGATGATAAAGCTAAGATTGTACCTGCGATCAAGTTTTCATTAGAAGAAGCTTTAGAATATATCCAAAAAGACGAATACGTAGAAGTTACTCCTAACTTTTTAAGATTGCGTAAAATCTACTTAACAGAAGTTGAACGTAAACGAAATAAAATCGTTTAA
- a CDS encoding tRNA-binding protein: MDRGLEWKEFMNVDMRVGTIIHVEIFKEARNPAYKMIVDFGELGERKTSAQITQLYQQPEELIGKQVIAVVNFPPKQIANIMSECLVLGAVGEDKEVTLLSPDLKVENGLRVG; encoded by the coding sequence ATGGATCGAGGTTTAGAATGGAAAGAATTTATGAATGTAGATATGCGAGTGGGGACTATAATACATGTAGAAATTTTTAAAGAAGCACGAAACCCAGCCTATAAAATGATTGTTGATTTTGGAGAACTGGGAGAGCGGAAAACCTCTGCGCAGATCACGCAACTTTACCAACAACCCGAAGAACTTATAGGAAAACAAGTTATAGCGGTGGTCAATTTTCCGCCAAAGCAAATTGCCAATATAATGAGTGAATGTTTGGTTTTAGGAGCTGTAGGAGAAGATAAAGAAGTAACCTTGTTAAGTCCAGATTTAAAGGTTGAAAATGGATTGCGAGTAGGGTAG
- a CDS encoding cell division ATP-binding protein FtsE — MSNTVLSLKNASIYQRESLILSDVNVEVNKGDFVYLIGKTGTGKSSFMKTLYGDLPLLEGEGSIVDFDLPTLQENQIPFLRRKLGIVFQDFKLLNDRTVKGNLLFVLKATGWTDEKGMDSKIDDVLDKVGMKTKDFKYPYQLSGGEQQRIAIARALLNDPELILADEPTGNLDPQTSVEVMEVLRDINKNGNTILMATHDYALLLKYPSKTLKCDGNKVFEVVQRKG; from the coding sequence ATGTCTAATACGGTATTAAGCCTCAAAAATGCTTCAATTTATCAACGCGAAAGCTTAATTCTTTCTGATGTCAATGTAGAAGTGAACAAAGGGGATTTTGTATATCTTATTGGTAAGACCGGTACAGGTAAAAGTAGTTTTATGAAAACGTTGTACGGGGATCTTCCTTTGTTAGAAGGTGAAGGGAGCATTGTTGATTTTGATTTACCTACCCTACAAGAAAATCAAATCCCTTTTTTACGCAGAAAATTAGGTATTGTATTTCAGGATTTTAAATTACTTAATGACAGAACTGTAAAAGGGAATCTTTTATTTGTCCTTAAAGCCACAGGGTGGACAGATGAAAAAGGAATGGACAGTAAAATTGATGATGTATTGGATAAAGTAGGTATGAAAACCAAAGATTTTAAATATCCATATCAATTATCGGGAGGAGAACAACAACGCATTGCTATTGCCAGAGCATTACTTAATGATCCCGAGCTAATATTAGCCGATGAGCCTACCGGAAATCTAGACCCGCAAACATCTGTCGAAGTTATGGAAGTTCTACGGGATATCAATAAAAATGGTAACACCATACTTATGGCAACTCACGATTATGCTTTATTGCTCAAATATCCATCTAAAACATTAAAATGTGATGGAAATAAAGTATTTGAAGTTGTACAAAGAAAAGGGTAA